The following proteins are co-located in the Phocoena phocoena chromosome 1, mPhoPho1.1, whole genome shotgun sequence genome:
- the POGK gene encoding pogo transposable element with KRAB domain has protein sequence MESTAYPLNLTLKEEEEEEEIQSRDLEDGPTDMQKVRICSEGGWVPALFDEVAIYFSDEEWDVLTEQQKALYREVMRMNYETVLSLEFPFPKPDMITRLEREEESQNSDEWQFQGGTFAENEESDVKPPDWVGPMNTASQFPQPQHLDSYSLRLPRDITELPEWGEGYPFYMAVGFPGYDLSADDLAGKFQFSRGMRRSYDAGFKLMVVEYAESTNNCQAAKQFGVLEKNVRDWRKVKPQLQNAHAMRRAFRGPKNGRFALVDQRVAEYVRYMQAKGDPITREAMQLKALEIAQEMNIPEKGFKASLGWCRRMMRRYDLSLRHKVPVPQQLPEDLTEKLVTYQRSVLALRRAHDYQVAQMGNADETPICLEVPSRVTVDNQGEKPVLVKTPGREKLKITAMLGVLADGRKLPPYIILRGTYIPPGKFPSGMEIRCHRYGWMTEDLMQDWLEVVWRRRTGAVPKQRGMLILNGFRGHATDSVKSSMESMNTDMVIIPGGLTSQLQVLDVVVYKPLNDSVRAQYSNWLLAGNLALSPTGNAKKPPLGLFLEWVMVAWNSISSESIVQGFKKCHISSNLEDEDDVLWEIESELPGGGEPPKECDTESLTESN, from the exons ATGGAGTCCACAGCCTACCCTCTCAATTTGACcctgaaagaagaggaagaagaagaagagattcaGAGCCGGGACCTGGAGGATGGCCCCACAGATATGCAGAAAGTCCGAATCTGCTCAGAGGGCGGATGG GTGCCAGCCCTATTCGATGAGGTGGCCATATATTTTTCCGATGAGGAGTGGGACGTTTTGACGGAGCAGCAAAAGGCCCTGTACCGGGAGGTCATGAGGATGAATTATGAAACTGTCCTGTCCCTGG AATTCCCATTCCCTAAGCCCGACATGATCACTCGGttggaaagggaggaggagtCTCAGAATTCTGACGAATGGCAGTTCCAGGGAGGAACCTTTGCAG AAAATGAAGAATCTGACGTGAAGCCCCCAGATTGGGTGGGCCCGATGAACACGGCCTCCCAGTTTCCGCAGCCTCAGCACCTGGACAGCTATAGCCTCCGTCTGCCTCGGGACATCACAGAGCTGCCCGAGTGGGGCGAGGGGTACCCCTTCTACATGGCCGTGGGCTTCCCCGGGTACGACCTCTCGGCAGACGACCTGGCCGGGAAGTTTCAGTTCAGCCGGGGCATGCGCCGCAGTTACGACGCGGGGTTCAAGTTAATGGTGGTGGAGTACGCCGAGAGCACCAACAACTGCCAGGCGGCCAAGCAGTTCGGGGTGCTGGAAAAAAACGTCCGCGACTGGCGCAAAGTGAAGCCGCAGCTGCAGAACGCCCACGCCATGCGGCGCGCCTTCCGGGGCCCCAAAAACGGGCGCTTCGCCCTGGTGGACCAGCGCGTGGCCGAGTACGTTCGATACATGCAGGCCAAAGGGGACCCCATCACCAGGGAGGCCATGCAGCTGAAAGCTCTGGAGATTGCCCAGGAGATGAACATTCCGGAGAAGGGGTTCAAGGCCAGCCTGGGCTGGTGTCGAAGAATGATGCGAAGGTATGACTTGTCTCTGCGGCATAAGGTACCGGTGCCCCAGCAGCTGCCGGAAGACCTGACCGAGAAGCTCGTCACCTACCAGCGGAGCGTCCTGGCTCTGCGCAGGGCACACGACTACCAGGTGGCTCAGATGGGAAATGCTGACGAGACGCCCATTTGCTTAGAGGTGCCCTCGAGGGTGACTGTGGACAACCAGGGTGAAAAGCCCGTCTTGGTCAAGACGCCAGGCAGGGAGAAACTGAAAATCACCGCCATGCTTGGTGTCTTGGCAGATGGGAGGAAGTTACCTCCGTACATCATTCTGAGGGGCACATACATCCCCCCCGGGAAGTTCCCCAGTGGCATGGAAATCCGTTGTCACCGGTACGGATGGATGACGGAGGACTTGATGCAGGACTGGTTGGAAGTGGTGTGGAGGCGGAGAACCGGTGCAGTGCCCAAGCAGCGAGGGATGCTGATCCTCAACGGCTTCCGGGGCCACGCCACTGATTCGGTGAAGAGCTCCATGGAAAGCATGAACACTGACATGGTCATCATCCCAGGGGGCCTGACCTCGCAGCTGCAGGTGTTGGATGTGGTGGTCTACAAACCCCTGAATGACAGTGTCCGGGCCCAGTACTCCAACTGGCTCCTGGCGGGGAACCTGGCACTGAGCCCCACGGGGAACGCCAAGAAGCCGCCCCTCGGCCTCTTTCTGGAGTGGGTCATGGTGGCATGGAATAGCATCTCAAGCGAATCCATTGTCCAGGGGTTCAAGAAGTGCCACATCTCCAGCAACTTGGAGGACGAGGATGACGTCCTGTGGGAAATCGAGAGCGAGCTGCCAGGAGGAGGGGAACCGCCCAAAGAGTGCGACACTGAGAGCCTGACAGAGAGCAACTGA